The Juglans microcarpa x Juglans regia isolate MS1-56 chromosome 2S, Jm3101_v1.0, whole genome shotgun sequence genome has a window encoding:
- the LOC121253540 gene encoding uncharacterized protein LOC121253540 — MAENTRSSKQQEMLANHEHSIQELRDQMHQMNDMMRTMMATQNQIQTQLVTRDPRVDGEQDQMEHRRPPFRGIKLEFPSFDGTDPAGWIFKASHYFDFHQTLGAHRLLMASYHMNGEALVWYQDAADTGQFTCWQTFIQALQLRFGPTAYDDPMEDITRLKQTSSVAEYKARFEALSNRLKRLPDSHKLSCFLSGLRDEIRLPLRMFKPVNLNAAFGLARIQEEYIVSSRRSTKTWGDKGSTSYFSNNQGGSISENTLRITRPAVPTRKISSMQMDEKRKKGLCYHCEEKWNPSHVCKNPKLYLLHGSEAVAEDITDEVFYDSIEPEETGPKLLLGSNPEISLNALTGTPCPNTMRVRGKLGTSMVVILVDSESTHNFLDPLIVKKNQLPMDGAGQLKVRVANGELLQSQGYCSNVLTNIQGTTFSPSFHVLSLPGCGAVLGVQWLKSLGPITWDFASLVMQFRWKGKIVGLKGLQLSDTTFVNEDDKFLLQTVQKGKALILQLIDTEVEQPSQPRCTEICQLLEHFHQVFHEPVGLPPPRSHDHKIVLKEGTSPISTRPYRYPHYQKAEIEKIVSELLTNGVIRPSSNPFSSPVLLVRKHDGSWRLCVDYRALNKETIKDKFPIPVIDELLDELYGSVVFSKLDLRSGYHQIRVVTEDVHKTAFRTHEGHYEFLVMPFGLTNAPSTFQGLMNTVFKPFLRKFVLVFFDDILVYSSSMEDHLDHLQQVLRTLAYHCLYAKRSKCLFGVNEVEYLGHIVTIGGVKADPKKVAAMLDWPVPKNIKSLRGFLGLTGYYRKFIKGYGLIASPLTELLKLNSFFWSERADTAFQDLKTAVTSPPVLRLPDFSQPFTLECDASGGGIGAVLMQEGQPIAFFSKALKGRALTLSTYEKEFLALVTAVQKWRPYLLGQSFTIKTDQ, encoded by the coding sequence ATGGCTGAAAATACACGATCTAGTAAACAGCAGGAAATGCTTGCCAATCACGAGCACAGCATTCAGGAGTTAAGGGATCAAATGCACCAGATGAATGACATGATGCGCACCATGATGGCTACTCAAAACCAGATCCAAACACAACTTGTGACTCGGGATCCTCGTGTAGATGGAGAACAGGACCAGATGGAACATCGACGACCACCATTTCGAGGAATCAAGCTGGAGTTTCCTTCCTTTGATGGCACAGACCCGGCGGGATGGATTTTTAAGGCCTCACATTACTTTGACTTTCACCAAACACTTGGTGCCCATAGACTTCTCATGGCTTCCTACCATATGAATGGTGAGGCTCTTGTGTGGTATCAGGATGCTGCAGACACTGGCCAATTCACATGCTGGCAAACTTTTATCCAAGCTCTTCAACTCAGATTCGGGCCTACTGCTTATGATGATCCCATGGAGGACATCACACGCCTCAAGCAAACCTCCTCTGTGGCAGAATACAAGGCCAGATTTGAAGCCCTTTCCAATAGACTGAAAAGACTTCCAGATTCCCATAAGTTAAGCTGCTTCCTCAGTGGCCTTCGAGATGAGATTCGCCTTCCCCTTCGTATGTTCAAACCAGTAAATCTGAATGCAGCATTTGGCCTCGCACGAATCCAAGAGGAGTATATTGTCAGTTCAAGGAGATCAACAAAAACATGGGGGGATAAGGGCAGTACATCTTACTTCAGTAATAACCAAGGAGGATCAATCAGTGAAAACACTCTTAGAATTACCAGACCAGCAGTACCTACAAGAAAAATTTCTTCTatgcaaatggatgaaaaaagaaaaaaaggcttGTGTTATCACTGTGAAGAGAAATGGAACCCATCGCATGTGTGTAAAAACCCTAAGCTCTACTTACTACACGGTTCAGAAGCGGTTGCAGAAGACATCACTGATGAAGTATTTTATGACTCAATAGAACCTGAAGAGACGGGGCCTAAACTATTGCTGGGAAGTAATCCAGAAATTTCTCTCAATGCACTCACGGGCACTCCTTGTCCGAATACAATGAGGGTACGGGGGAAGCTTGGCACCTCTATGGTGGTGATTTTGGTGGACTCCGAAAGCACCCACAATTTTCTTGATCCTCtaattgtaaagaaaaatcaGTTACCTATGGATGGAGCTGGACAGCTCAAGGTACGGGTGGCGAATGGTGAGCTCTTGCAGAGTCAAGGCTATTGCAGTAATGTACTCACTAACATACAAGGTACCACATTCTCTCCCTCATTTCACGTTTTATCCTTACCTGGATGTGGTGCTGTGCTGGGAGTACAGTGGTTAAAAAGCCTTGGACCAATTACTTGGGATTTTGCTAGCTTAGTGATGCAATTTCGGTGGAAGGGTAAAATAGTGGGGTTGAAGGGCCTACAATTAAGTGATACTACTTTTGTTAATGAAGATGATAAATTTTTGTTGCAAACTGTTCAAAAAGGGAAGGCACTTATTTTACAGTTAATAGATACTGAGGTGGAACAGCCATCTCAGCCTCGCTGCACAGAAATTTGTCAGTTGCTAGAACACTTTCACCAGGTCTTTCATGAGCCTGTGGGCTTGCCTCCTCCCAGGTCTCATGACCACAAGATCGTTTTGAAGGAGGGCACTAGCCCAATCTCTACCCGACCCTATCGATACCCCCACTACCAAAAGgctgaaatagaaaaaattgtcTCTGAATTACTGACAAATGGAGTTATTAGACCCAGCTCCAACCCTTTTTCATCTCCTGTATTGTTAGTCAGAAAACACGATGGCAGTTGGCGTTTATGTGTTGATTACAGAGCCCTCAACAAGGAAACTATTAAGGATAAATTCCCAATTCCAGTAATAGATGAATTACTGGATGAGTTATATGGCTCAGTGGTATTTTCCAAGTTAGACCTACGGTCTGGCTATCATCAAATCAGGGTGGTAACTGAGGATGTCCATAAAACAGCCTTCCGCACCCATGAAGGccattatgaatttttggtaatgccttttgggcttaccaatgcaCCCTCTACATTTCAAGGGCTGATGAATACAGTTTTTAAACCTTTCTTGCGGAAAtttgtgttagttttttttGACGACATACTGGTTTACAGCAGCAGTATGGAAGACCATCTGGATCATTTACAGCAAGTCTTAAGGACCTTAGCTTATCACTGTTTATATGCAAAAAGGTCTAAATGTTTGTTTGGGGTGAATGAAGTAGAATATTTGGGGCATATTGTGACTATTGGTGGGGTCAAGGCAGATCCAAAGAAGGTGGCAGCCATGCTTGACTGGCCGGTGCCTAAGAACATTAAATCCTTACGAGGATTTTTGGGGCTCACTGGGTATTATCGTAAGTTCATTAAAGGGTATGGACTCATTGCATCACcacttactgaattgttgaaaCTTAACTCATTTTTCTGGAGTGAAAGGGCAGATACAGCATTTCAGGATCTGAAGACAGCCGTGACTTCACCACCTGTTTTGAGGCTGCCAGACTTTTCACAACCTTTTACACTGGAATGTGATGCCAGCGGGGGAGGCATAGGAGCTGTCCTAATGCAAGAAGGCCAACCAATAGCTTTTTTCAGCAAGGCTTTAAAGGGTAGAGCTCTGACCCTATCAACTTATGAGAAGGAGTTCCTAGCACTTGTAACAGCTGTTCAGAAATGGCGACCTTATCTATTGGGTCAGTCTTTCACTATCAAGACTGACCAGTAG